The Bradyrhizobium barranii subsp. barranii genome segment CTTCGTCGTGACGCCGCTTGGTCTGCCCGAACTGGTGGAGAACGCCTGGACCATGGCGGCGACCATCGACATTCGCCGCGAGACCCTCGATGCCCTGCATGATCGCATCGGCATGGATTCGATCGTACAACAGGACGGCCCGCGTCTGGACGCCGTCACCCGTGCCAACCTCTGCGGCCTTGCTGCCGCGCAACGAAAGAGCGCCTGAAATGTCGAACATGATGCGGGACAGCCAGATCATGGCGGAGACCAAGGACGAAAATCTCGGCTACATGTCCGACATGGCGCTCGAGCTGGCGCAGATGGCGGAAGACACCGGATTGGCAACGCTCGCCTATCTGTTCCGGATGGCGGCGCTGGAAGCCTCGACGGCCAACAGCGTGCTGGCCGAGCCGGATGATCTCCCCCGGCAGATGACGTCGCACTAGACGCCTTCTCCTACTCCGTCGACCTTCGCGCCCTCTCCCAGGCACGCCTGGGGGAGGGCGATCGTTTGGGTGCGGCAGGTTGACCCATGCTGCGCGGCAGCCTTCTTGCAAGGCCAATTTCGATCGCATGCACCGGCATGCAACAAAGTGCATGTCTGGTGTTGAATCGCTCTTGCCTCGGAACGATACTGCCATTACCCATTTTTCCGCCTTGAAGAGGCAGGGGGAGCTCTTTCACTGATGGCGACCGTGTTCGAACATCGGCGCGACACCGCGTGCGCCTGAAAGAGTTTTGATGCTGCTCGTCGTCGAACAGTTCTTGAACGGATTGCAGTTCGGCCTGCTCCTGTTCCTGCTCGCCGCCGGCCTGACGCTGGTGTTCGGGATCATGGATCTCGTCAACCTCGCGCACGGCTCGCTCTACATGATGGGCGCCTATTTCGCCGCGACCTTTGCGGCCTGGACCGGCAGCTTCCTGCTCGGTGCGCTGATGGCGTTAGGGGCGACTTTGGTGCTCGGCATCGTGCTGGAGATGTCGGCACTGCGGCATCTCTACGGGCGCGACCATCTCGACCACGTGCTCGCGACCTTCGGCCTGATCTTGTTCTTCAATGAAGCGGTGCGGCTGATCTGGGGTCCGGCCGGGCTTGCGCTGCCGCTGCCGGCCTGGCTCACGGTGCCGGTGCCGATCCTGCCCGGCATCCACTATCCCGCCTATCGTCTCGCCATCATCGTGGTGGCGCTGCTGGTCGCGCTGCTGCTCTATCTCGGCGTGATGCGCACCCGCATCGGCATGCTGATCCGCGCCGGTGCCTCCAACCGCGAGATGATTGGTGCGCTCGGCATCAACATCAAGCTGCTCTATACGCTGGTGTTCGGCCTGGGCGCCGCGCTCGCCGGCCTCGCCGGCCTGATGCAGGCGCCGATCCTCACCGTGCAGATCGGCATGGGCGAGAACATCCTGATCCTCGCCTTCGTCATCATCGTGATCGGCGGCATCGGCTCGATCCGTGGCGCGTTCCTCGCCGCGATCTTCGTCGGCATGATCGACACGCTCGGCCGCGCCTTCCTGCCCAACCTGTTGCGGCAGGTGCTGAGCGGCGCCGCCGCCTCCACCGCCGCGCCCGCACTGTCGTCCATGCTGATCTATCTGCTGATGGCGATCGTACTGGTGGTGCGCCCGGAGGGGCTGTTTCCGGCCAACCGTCGATGAAGGCTTTCACTGTGAGCAAGGCCGTCACGGCCCTGATGCTGGCGGGCCTCGTGCTGCTGCCGCTCTATTCGCAGCTGTCCGGCAACATCTTCATCCTGACGCTGTTTACCCGCATCGTCATCCTGGCGCTGGCGGCCGCGAGCCTCAACCTCATCATGGGTTTTGGCGGCATGATGAGCTTCGGCCACGCCGCCTATCTCGGCATCGGCGGCTACGCGGTCGGCATGCTCGCGCAGGAAGGCGTCGGCTCCGGCTTCATCCAGTTCCCGGTCGCGCTCGCAGCTTCCGCGATCTATGCGCTGGTGATCGGCGAGCTCTCGCTGCGTACGCGTGGCGTCTACTTCATCATGATCACGCTGGCGTTTGCGCAGATGGCCTATTACGTCGCCTCGGGCCTCGCGCGTTACGGCGGCGATGACGGTCTCACCGTCTACAAGCGCAGCGACTTCTCCGGCCTGATCAACCTGTCGAACCGCACGCAGTTCTATTATCTCTGCCTCGCCTGCCTGTTCGCCGTGATCGTCCTGATCTGGCGCATCGCCAATTCGCGCTTCGGCCTCGTCTTGCAGGGCCTGCGCTCCAACGAGCAGCGGATGCAGGCGATCGGCTTTCCGGCAAAACGTTACCAGCTCGTCTGCTTCGTCATCTCCGGTATGATGTGCGGCCTTGCCGGCGCACTGCTCGCCAACAACACCGATTTCATCAGCCCGGCCGTGATGTACTGGACCCGCTCCGGCGACCTCATGGTGATGGTGATCCTGGGGGGCATGGGCACGCTGTTCGGCCCGGTGATGGGCGCGGTGGTGTTTTTGCTGCTGGAAGAATTCCTGTCGCAGATCACCGAATACTGGGCGCTGATCATGGGCCCGCTCTTGCTGCTGATCGTGCTGTTCGGCCGCGGCGGCATCATGGGCCTGCTCGGGAGGCTCAATCGTGGCTGAACCGCTGCTCCGTGTCGAAAAGCTGGTGCGCCGATTCGGCGGCATCGTTGCGACGGACAACGTCTCGCTCGACGTAGCTAGCGGCGAGTTGCACGCCATCATCGGCCCGAACGGCGCCGGCAAGACCACGCTGATCAGCCAGCTCACCGGGCACCTCGAACCGCATTCCGGCAGCGTCTCGCTCGGCGGTCGCGACATCACCTATCTGCCGGCCTATCGCCGCTGCGCGCTGGGGCTCGCCCGTTCGTTCCAGATCACCTCGCTGCTGCTCGACTTCACCGCCGCCGACAATGTCGCGCTGGCGGCGCAGGCGCATGCAGGCCACTCGTTCCGCTTCTTCGCCAATGCGCGCAAGGAGAAGGGCCTGCGCGATGCCGCCCATGCCGCGCTCGACCGCGTCGGGCTCGGCCATCGCGCCGATGTCCTGGTGTCCAGGCTCAGCCATGGCGAGCGCCGCCAGATCGAGCTCGCGGTCGCGCTCGCGAGCAAGCCGAAGCTGCTGCTGCTGGACGAGCCGATGGCGGGTCTTGGCGTCACCGAATCCCAACGCATGGTGCAACTGCTTCAGGAGCTGCGGAAGGAAGTCTCGATCGTGCTGGTCGAGCACGATATGCCAGCGGTGTTCGCGCTTGCCGACCGCATCTCGGTGCTGGTCTATGGCCGCGTCATCGCCTCCGGTGATCCGGCCGCGATCCGCGCCAACGAGGACGTCAAGCGCGCCTATCTCGGCGACCAGCACGTGGTGACGCACCATGTCTGAAAAGGTGATGGCTGACACGCTGCTCGACGTCGACGGCATCGAGACCTGCTACGGCCTCTCCCAGGTGCTGTTCGGCCTGTCGCTGTCGATCAAGCCGGGCGAGATGGTCTCGCTGATGGGCCGCAACGGCATGGGCAAGACCACGACGATCCGCTCCATCATGGGCCTGACACCGGCGCGCGCCGGAACGATCCGCTTCGCCGGCGCAGAAGTGCGGCATCTTCCATCCTACAGAATTGCAAAACTCGGCGTTGGCCTCGTTCCCGAGGGACGCCAGATCTTCCCGAACCTCACCGTGCGCGAAAATCTCGTCGCGGCCGCGGCCGATCGCTTCGGCAGCAGCAATCCCTGGACGCTCGCCGCGATCTACGTGATGTTTCCGCGCCTCGCCGAGCGTGCCGCCAACATGGGCAACCAGCTCTCCGGCGGCGAGCAGCAGATGCTCGCGATCGGCCGCGCGCTGATGACGAATCCGAAACTGCTGATCCTGGACGAAGCGACCGAGGGTCTTGCGCCGCTGATCCGCGAAGAAATCTGGAACTGCCTGTCGCTGCTGAAGAGCCGGGGACAGTCGATCCTGGTCGTCGACAAGAACGTCGACCACCTCGCCCGCATCTGCGACCGCCACTACATCATCGAGCGCGGCAAGACGGTGTGGAGCGGCACGTCCGTCGAGCTGATGGCGGAGCCGGATCTCCAGCACAAATATCTGGGCATCTGACGCGCTCCTGGACCTGGTTGCCGTATCGTCCGTGCAGATCGCCTCGCGCGCAGAACATCGTCGAGGAGGTCAGTTTCGAAGCTCTCCAAACTGCGCGCAGAGGTCTTGAGTGCGCCGCCGCCAGCCGCCAATGTCGCGGCGTAGCGGATTCGATGCAGGACTTCTACAATCAAATTGCCGGACGGCCTGAAGACGACATCATCGGCTCCGCACAGCGAGGCGCTTCGACAGCGCCTCAATGGCTGGATTTCCCGGGCTGTGTGTTCATCAGAGGTGAGTTTCGCACCGATCCCGATCGGCCCGCAATCGTAGCGCCGGGCTTGTTCATCTCCGTCGCACTCGATGAAGGCGCAGGCCGCGGCATTCTGACGCGCACAACCGGTGCAGGGCAGATGACGGCGATTGCCGTGCGCGAATCCCTCGCCGTGGGAGGCTCGGTTCGCTGCGGCGAACGTCCTGCGATCGGCCTGGCGCTTCCCCAAGCCTCCATCGACGGGCTTGGACTCGGCGACGAGGTTCGGGCGCTGTTCAAGACCGACGCGTTGGGCACGGCCATCGTCGCTCTCACGGCGTCTCCGCGTGTGCAGGCCCTCGCGGCAGAAATGTTCTCGCCACCGGTGGCCGGAAACGCGACGCAATTGCTGCTGTCGGCGCATGCCGCCGAGATCGTGGTCCACGCCTTGTTCGGCGAGCGCGGGATCGCGCTCGATCCTGCAGCCGACCTCCAGCGGGTGCGATTGCAATCGGTCAAGGCGCGAATGGATGCCGATCTCGCTTATCCCTGGAGCATCGACGAACTGGCGCGGAATGCGGGGCTGAGCCGCCGGTCCTTCAACCAGAAATTCCAGATGGCGTATGGCGAGAGCGCGATCGACTATTTGCGGGCCCGCCGACTCGGTGCCGCACGTGACCTTCTGATTCATCAACGGTTGTCGGTCACCGAGGCGGCCTTTCGGGTCGGCTATGCCCATCCGGCCAATTTCGCGACGGCATTCCGCAGGCACTTCGGCTATTCGCCGAGCCACTGTCAGTAAACTTGAACGCCTCCACGTGCGATCAAAGGTGATTTGCGCGCGCGCAAAGGCGGTGTGCGCCTCGATCTGGTTACTCCCGGGTTGTTCGAACACGGAACTCGGGGAAGACAATGACGCGCAACGACGGGCGGATGCTCGGCTGGGAACGGATGGCGAGAACTGGTCTGGGAGCGGCCGGCCTGGGAATAGTCCTGCACGCAACGCCGTCGGTCGCACAGACCTCCGGGACCAATTCGACGTCGACCGCGGCGACATTGCCTCCCGTCACGGTGGAGGCACCGATCCAGGCGCGTCCGCGCACCCAGCCCGCTCAGGGAGCTTCGCAGCCGTCGCGCGGCCGCGTCGCGACGCAACGCAATGCCGGGCCCGCGCCAGCCGGAAATTCGGGCGTGCGCGAGGCGGGTGCCGGTCGCGCCAACGCGTCGAGCGAAAGCAGCTATGTTGCAGACAGGAGTTCGGCGGGTACCAAGACCAACACGCCGTTGCTCGAGACGCCGCAGTCGATCTCGGTCGTGACGCGCAAGGAACTCAACGACCGCGCCGTCCAGACGCTGACGGAGGCGGTTGGCTATGAACCCGGCGTCCGTATCGATGCCTCCGGCTACGATCCGCGTTTCGACGCGATCGCGATCCGCGGCTTCGACATCACCTATAACGGCGTTTATCTCGACGGCTTGCGGCTCGTCGGAGCCGGTCTCAGCGTGTTCAAGACCGAGCCCTATGGGGTCGACAGCATCACTGTGGTCCGCGGGCCCAGCTCGGCGCTCTATGGCCTCGGCTCGCCCGGCGGATTGATCGATCTGTCGAGCAAGCTGCCGACCAGCCAGCCGTTTCACGAAGTGCAGACGGTGTTCGGCGACCGCGATCGCATCCAGGGCAATTTCGACCTGTCGGGCCCGGTCGATGCCAACGGTCAGTTTTCGTATCGGCTGACCGGCGTGATGCGTGACGCGAACGTGTTCGTGCCCGGCGGCAAGGATAACAGGACCTACATCGCGCCCGCCGTCACCTGGAAGCCGGATCAATCGACGACCCTGACGATTCTCGGGTCCTATCAGAAGTCGAAGACGCCCGGATCCATGTTCACCCACTCC includes the following:
- a CDS encoding branched-chain amino acid ABC transporter permease, whose product is MKAFTVSKAVTALMLAGLVLLPLYSQLSGNIFILTLFTRIVILALAAASLNLIMGFGGMMSFGHAAYLGIGGYAVGMLAQEGVGSGFIQFPVALAASAIYALVIGELSLRTRGVYFIMITLAFAQMAYYVASGLARYGGDDGLTVYKRSDFSGLINLSNRTQFYYLCLACLFAVIVLIWRIANSRFGLVLQGLRSNEQRMQAIGFPAKRYQLVCFVISGMMCGLAGALLANNTDFISPAVMYWTRSGDLMVMVILGGMGTLFGPVMGAVVFLLLEEFLSQITEYWALIMGPLLLLIVLFGRGGIMGLLGRLNRG
- a CDS encoding ABC transporter ATP-binding protein, which encodes MAEPLLRVEKLVRRFGGIVATDNVSLDVASGELHAIIGPNGAGKTTLISQLTGHLEPHSGSVSLGGRDITYLPAYRRCALGLARSFQITSLLLDFTAADNVALAAQAHAGHSFRFFANARKEKGLRDAAHAALDRVGLGHRADVLVSRLSHGERRQIELAVALASKPKLLLLDEPMAGLGVTESQRMVQLLQELRKEVSIVLVEHDMPAVFALADRISVLVYGRVIASGDPAAIRANEDVKRAYLGDQHVVTHHV
- a CDS encoding branched-chain amino acid ABC transporter permease, translated to MLLVVEQFLNGLQFGLLLFLLAAGLTLVFGIMDLVNLAHGSLYMMGAYFAATFAAWTGSFLLGALMALGATLVLGIVLEMSALRHLYGRDHLDHVLATFGLILFFNEAVRLIWGPAGLALPLPAWLTVPVPILPGIHYPAYRLAIIVVALLVALLLYLGVMRTRIGMLIRAGASNREMIGALGINIKLLYTLVFGLGAALAGLAGLMQAPILTVQIGMGENILILAFVIIVIGGIGSIRGAFLAAIFVGMIDTLGRAFLPNLLRQVLSGAAASTAAPALSSMLIYLLMAIVLVVRPEGLFPANRR
- a CDS encoding ABC transporter ATP-binding protein gives rise to the protein MSEKVMADTLLDVDGIETCYGLSQVLFGLSLSIKPGEMVSLMGRNGMGKTTTIRSIMGLTPARAGTIRFAGAEVRHLPSYRIAKLGVGLVPEGRQIFPNLTVRENLVAAAADRFGSSNPWTLAAIYVMFPRLAERAANMGNQLSGGEQQMLAIGRALMTNPKLLILDEATEGLAPLIREEIWNCLSLLKSRGQSILVVDKNVDHLARICDRHYIIERGKTVWSGTSVELMAEPDLQHKYLGI
- a CDS encoding AraC family transcriptional regulator, translated to MQDFYNQIAGRPEDDIIGSAQRGASTAPQWLDFPGCVFIRGEFRTDPDRPAIVAPGLFISVALDEGAGRGILTRTTGAGQMTAIAVRESLAVGGSVRCGERPAIGLALPQASIDGLGLGDEVRALFKTDALGTAIVALTASPRVQALAAEMFSPPVAGNATQLLLSAHAAEIVVHALFGERGIALDPAADLQRVRLQSVKARMDADLAYPWSIDELARNAGLSRRSFNQKFQMAYGESAIDYLRARRLGAARDLLIHQRLSVTEAAFRVGYAHPANFATAFRRHFGYSPSHCQ